The following are encoded together in the Leptolyngbyaceae cyanobacterium genome:
- a CDS encoding CHAT domain-containing protein — MDEERLQSYLNLINQLLTCENGQEPDILRRNQALIDAGLVQAMERVAGVLTQRGDSQQAEWLRQLANQLELGLASPPRLEKTEDRLVYRQVRSFEERFGKPHLYLAYHAAFPLALTPDLLYKIWANFQRDIEDKLLNIPWEAVADVLLSGFCKEVGGEELYEMDLAVRNVLLNELKANPRFGEERLKNLSEFVLEYIQEQIHSDDSNIRDFAQVQKWTALAYTKPDKAARELALALREKLQEQNKAELVRMASVVETLAEPLVGFEPLLVYSRGMGKLARGDKEEAFVKFRELGELGDWVRVKGVSLPVPSDSSVDKNDVIEDLIFRLEWSAINTQNKQAYINLIQLLINCPNGEEVNILTNYPNLVDRALVETIEQLASVIAKQGEQNLANFLIDMAGKLANVLDEVVIRKHQVTVSKASLENSLELLAENAEQWFNRGINEYEAGNLNDALPCFRRAIEIEPSFSYAWNGLANALRDLGQYEQAIEAYQRAIVIEPNFSYAWNGLANALTNLGQYEQAIAACKKVIQIDPNLYQAHHNLGNALRNLQRYEEAIASYDRAINLKNDYYQAWLDRGIAVSYSTGAKSIFTSFSPLAIKHPGLNNRGFEGALINYQEGLKYIHQDTHPEGWGQLHKAIGNAYYEQGQTNYKPRPYCVQAVASYHKALQSLTSSAFPILHLEVLKDLIKALLNLRLTAEAEELGQRGTDLLQRLLANLTSNEAKKQLALKFATFNDCTVTRLIEDGQIVRALELAENNKNSVLNWLLYSRKEAINSPKWNEIQQLLSPSTAAIYWYISPVSLTTFILKYNIATPIVLTTTNSNDYQRLQQFESLVNIWKQEYDLYREFKQRKATSSWRDKLPDLLKQLAHILNIPAIHSALTDIKQIILIPHHDLHWFPIHALFIDNFIVSYLPSIQMGLNLQKISSNPNTSLFSVESLDDLFTHIEVELINQFFPNSTRLYGNQVTEHSVQTLLQKPHSIFHFSGHTAHNFSNPQESALYLNETEKLTVRDILKIDLSSYRLVCLSGSETAITGNQSVLAEYVGLVSAFIGSGVAHVVSSLWPVDSAATALLMIYFYQQLKAGNTEVAALAIAQRWIRNVTYGELIEWYQGEIAKLSEDASLNLRTILETELERLNRLEQDHKPFNHPYYWAAFTITGTVEEKVVRLKEWMNNSFDDQWKSTKEIFGDGNENLAF, encoded by the coding sequence ATGGATGAAGAACGCCTGCAATCTTATCTGAATCTTATTAATCAGTTGTTGACTTGTGAAAATGGTCAAGAGCCGGATATTTTGCGGCGAAATCAAGCGTTAATTGATGCTGGTTTAGTGCAGGCGATGGAACGGGTGGCGGGGGTACTGACTCAGCGGGGTGATTCTCAGCAAGCTGAATGGTTAAGGCAGTTGGCGAATCAGTTAGAGTTGGGGTTAGCAAGTCCGCCACGACTAGAAAAAACAGAGGATAGACTGGTTTACCGACAGGTGAGGTCTTTTGAGGAGCGTTTTGGTAAACCGCACCTTTATTTGGCGTATCATGCAGCTTTTCCTTTGGCGTTGACTCCCGATTTATTATATAAAATTTGGGCGAATTTTCAGCGAGATATTGAAGATAAATTGTTGAATATTCCTTGGGAAGCTGTAGCGGATGTGTTGCTTTCTGGTTTCTGTAAGGAAGTGGGGGGAGAGGAACTTTATGAGATGGATTTGGCAGTGCGAAATGTGCTGCTAAATGAGTTGAAGGCTAATCCTCGTTTTGGGGAAGAAAGGCTTAAGAATTTGTCTGAGTTTGTATTGGAATATATACAAGAGCAGATTCATAGTGATGACTCAAATATTAGGGATTTTGCTCAGGTGCAAAAGTGGACGGCGTTAGCTTATACGAAGCCGGATAAAGCGGCGCGGGAGTTAGCATTAGCGTTGCGTGAAAAGCTGCAAGAGCAGAATAAGGCAGAGTTGGTGAGAATGGCATCTGTGGTGGAAACTTTGGCAGAGCCATTGGTGGGATTTGAGCCTTTATTGGTTTATTCGCGTGGGATGGGTAAGTTAGCGCGGGGGGATAAGGAGGAGGCTTTTGTTAAATTTAGGGAGTTAGGTGAATTGGGGGATTGGGTAAGGGTTAAAGGAGTTAGTTTGCCTGTTCCTAGTGATAGTTCTGTTGATAAAAATGATGTTATTGAAGATTTGATATTTCGTTTAGAGTGGAGTGCGATTAATACACAAAATAAACAAGCTTATATCAATTTGATTCAATTATTAATAAATTGTCCCAATGGAGAAGAAGTAAATATATTAACTAATTACCCAAACTTAGTTGATAGGGCTTTAGTGGAAACTATAGAACAGCTAGCCTCTGTTATAGCAAAACAAGGTGAGCAAAATCTAGCAAACTTTTTAATTGATATGGCTGGCAAGTTAGCTAATGTTTTAGATGAAGTAGTTATAAGAAAACACCAGGTAACTGTAAGTAAAGCTAGTTTGGAAAATTCACTGGAGCTACTTGCTGAAAATGCTGAACAATGGTTTAACCGAGGCATTAATGAATATGAGGCTGGCAATTTGAATGACGCACTTCCTTGCTTTAGACGCGCTATTGAAATCGAGCCGAGCTTTAGCTATGCCTGGAATGGTTTAGCCAATGCGCTTAGAGACTTAGGACAATATGAACAAGCAATAGAAGCTTACCAACGCGCTATCGTAATCGAGCCGAATTTTAGCTATGCCTGGAATGGTTTAGCCAATGCGCTCACAAACTTAGGACAATATGAACAAGCGATAGCTGCCTGTAAGAAGGTAATTCAGATTGACCCAAACTTGTATCAAGCCCATCATAACTTAGGTAATGCACTCAGAAATTTGCAACGTTATGAAGAGGCGATCGCTTCCTATGACCGCGCCATTAACCTTAAAAATGACTACTATCAAGCTTGGCTTGACCGAGGGATAGCTGTATCATATTCAACTGGGGCTAAGTCTATATTTACTTCCTTTAGTCCTCTCGCAATTAAGCACCCTGGACTAAACAACCGAGGCTTTGAAGGAGCCTTAATTAACTATCAAGAAGGGCTAAAATATATTCATCAAGATACTCATCCTGAAGGTTGGGGCCAATTACATAAAGCTATTGGCAATGCTTACTATGAACAAGGGCAAACAAATTACAAACCTCGTCCATATTGTGTTCAAGCAGTTGCCAGTTATCATAAAGCACTTCAATCTTTAACTTCATCCGCCTTCCCTATACTCCATTTAGAGGTTTTGAAAGATCTGATCAAAGCCTTGTTAAATTTGCGTCTAACTGCTGAAGCAGAAGAACTGGGGCAACGCGGCACCGACTTATTACAACGCTTGCTAGCTAATTTAACGTCTAATGAAGCTAAAAAACAACTAGCTCTTAAATTTGCAACTTTTAATGACTGTACTGTTACTCGGTTGATAGAAGATGGCCAGATAGTGCGAGCTTTGGAACTAGCAGAAAATAACAAAAATAGCGTTTTAAATTGGTTGCTATACTCTAGGAAGGAAGCAATTAATAGCCCAAAATGGAATGAAATTCAACAACTCCTGAGTCCCTCAACAGCCGCTATTTATTGGTATATTAGTCCTGTTTCTCTAACGACATTCATCCTCAAGTATAACATTGCAACACCTATCGTATTGACAACAACCAATTCCAACGACTATCAACGCCTACAACAGTTTGAAAGCTTGGTGAACATTTGGAAGCAAGAATACGATCTTTACAGAGAATTTAAACAGAGAAAAGCGACCTCTAGTTGGCGCGATAAATTGCCAGATCTACTTAAGCAATTGGCTCATATTCTCAATATCCCCGCTATCCATTCGGCTCTAACTGATATTAAGCAGATAATATTAATTCCACATCACGATTTACACTGGTTTCCTATCCATGCGTTGTTTATAGATAATTTTATAGTTAGCTATCTGCCAAGTATTCAAATGGGCTTAAATTTACAAAAGATATCCAGTAATCCTAATACCAGCCTGTTCAGTGTGGAATCTTTAGATGATTTATTTACTCACATAGAAGTCGAATTAATTAACCAATTCTTTCCCAATAGTACGCGCTTATATGGAAATCAAGTCACTGAACATAGTGTCCAAACATTATTACAAAAGCCACACAGTATATTTCATTTTTCTGGACATACTGCTCATAACTTCTCTAATCCGCAAGAATCAGCTTTGTATTTAAATGAGACAGAGAAACTGACTGTTAGAGATATACTTAAAATTGACCTCAGCAGTTATCGACTGGTGTGCCTTTCCGGGAGCGAAACTGCTATTACTGGCAACCAAAGCGTGTTGGCTGAATATGTTGGTTTAGTTAGTGCCTTCATTGGTTCTGGTGTAGCTCATGTAGTTAGTAGCCTCTGGCCAGTGGACTCAGCAGCCACTGCTTTATTGATGATTTACTTCTACCAACAACTTAAAGCAGGAAATACTGAAGTAGCTGCCTTAGCAATAGCACAGAGATGGATTCGTAATGTCACTTATGGAGAATTAATAGAGTGGTATCAAGGGGAAATTGCTAAACTCTCTGAAGATGCAAGCTTAAACTTACGTACAATTTTAGAAACCGAGCTTGAACGCCTCAATAGATTGGAACAAGACCATAAACCCTTCAATCACCCTTATTACTGGGCTGCTTTTACAATCACTGGCACTGTAGAGGAAAAAGTAGTTCGATTGAAAGAATGGATGAATAACTCTTTTGATGATCAGTGGAAGTCTACAAAGGAGATATTTGGGGATGGTAATGAAAATTTGGCTTTTTGA